A DNA window from Camelina sativa cultivar DH55 chromosome 13, Cs, whole genome shotgun sequence contains the following coding sequences:
- the LOC109128358 gene encoding probable polygalacturonase At3g15720: MHDSDEIILHLSMLIIFLCFGLVNGQNYNVLDFGAIGDGQTDDSMAFVQAWNATCRGEENNNTLVIPSGQTFLLQPIKFNGPCKSTSIKIQLDGVIIAPSNIKAWSNPKSQMWISFSSVFGLIVDGSGKIDGGGSSFWELNLTASQRPTALHINKCNNLTINGISSINSPKTHLSIKSCNYVAISKINLLAPETSPNTDGIDIQNSTNINIFDSTIQTGDDCIAIKTGSFNINITQINCGPGHGISVGSLGADGANDAVSGVQVTHCTFNRTMNGARIKTWEGGQGYARNISFENITLINAKNPIIIDQQYIDKGRHNAKEDSAVAISNIKYVGFHGTTLNEDAITLKCSVTTSCKNVVMDDNNITMENGKTPKVHCENVEGESDGSDLLRDCFKSNNTS, from the exons ATGCATGATTCGGAT gAAATCATATTACATCTATCGATGTTGATAATTTTCCTATGTTTTGGTCTTGTAAATGGCCAAAATTACAACGTACTTGATTTTGGTGCTATAGGAGACGGTCAAACCGATGATtcaatg GCTTTTGTACAAGCATGGAATGCTACATGTAGAGgggaagaaaacaataatacacTTGTTATTCCCTCTGGACAAACATTTTTACTCCAACCTATTAAGTTCAATGGCCCATGTAAATCTACCTCCATCAAAATTCAG ttGGATGGTGTCATCATTGCACCTAGCAACATCAAAGCATGGTCCAACCCCAAATCTCAAATGTGGATTAGTTTTTCATCAGTATTTGGTCTAATAGTAGATGGTTCAGGAAAGATCGATGGTGGTGGTTCATCCTTTTGggag ctTAATCTCACGGCTTCTCAACGACCTACA GcattacatattaataaatgtaataatCTCACTATAAACGGAATTTCCTCGATTAATAGTCCAAAAACCCATTTATCAATCAAATCATGCAATTATGTTGcaatatcaaaaataaaccTTTTGGCTCCTGAAACAAGTCCCAACACAGATGGAATTGATATACAAAACTCGACCAATATCAACATATTTGACTCTACAATTCAAACAG GAGATGATTGTATAGCAATCAAAACAGGAAGTTTCAATATCAACATCACACAAATTAATTGTGGACCTGGTCATGGAATAAG TGTGGGAAGTTTAGGAGCCGATGGAGCAAATGATGCAGTTAGTGGTGTTCAAGTGACACATTGTACTTTTAACAGAACGATGAATGGAGCTAGAATAAAGACTTgggag GGTGGTCAGGGATATGCAAGAAACATAAGTTTTGAGAACATTACGCTCATAAATgcaaaaaatccaattataatCGACCAACAATATATTGATAAAGGACGTCATAATGCAAAAGAG GATTCAGCCGTGGCAATTagcaatataaaatatgttggCTTTCATGGAACAACATTAAATGAAGATGCTATAACGCTGAAGTGTAGTGTCACCACATCTTGCAAAAACGTTGTTATGGATGATAATAACATTACAATGGAAAATGGAAAAACACCTAAAGTTCATTGCGAAAATGTTGAAGGAGAGTCTGATGGTAGCGATTTGTTGCGTGACTgctttaaaagtaataatacgTCTTAG
- the LOC104736759 gene encoding peroxisomal adenine nucleotide carrier 2 yields the protein MGVDLDLESISEATSGAVGSLLSTTILYPLDTCKSKFQAEIRVRGQQKYRYLTDVFWEAISSGNVLSLYQGLGTKNLQSFISSFIYFYSYSYFKRLHSQRIGSKSIGTKANLLIAAAAGACTSLLTQPLDTASSRMQTSEFGKSKGLWKTLTDGSWGNAFDGLGISLLLTSNPAIQYTVFDQLKQNLLEKRNAKANKDSSPVVLSAFMAFVLGAVSKSAATVITYPAIRCKVMIQAADDSKEYEAKKPRKRIKKTIPGVICAIWKKEGVLGFFKGLQAQILKTVLSSALLLMIKEKITATTWIFILAIRTLFVTKGRLKAKQE from the exons ATGGGTGttgatttggatttggaatCAATCTCCGAAGCCACATCCGGAGCCGTTGGATCGCTTCTCAGCACCACCATTCTATACCCTCTTGATACCTGTAAATCCAAGTTCCAGGCTGAGATTCGTGTTCGCGGTCAGCAGAAATACAG ATACCTTACAGATGTGTTTTGGGAAGCAATCTCATCAGGAAATGTTCTATCCTTGTATCAAGGCCTAGGGACTAAGAATCTGCAGTCTTTCATTTCCTCCTTCATCTACTTCTATAGTTATAGCTATTTCAAGAGGTTGCATTCTCAAAGGATTGGTTCCAAGTCTATTGGTACTAAGGCCAATCTCCtcattgctgctgctgctggtgcTTGTACCTCCCTTTTGACCCAA CCTCTAGATACAGCTTCATCTAGGATGCAAACAAGCGAGTTTGGAAAATCTAAAGGGTTGTGGAAGACCTTAACCGACGGTTCATGGGGAAATGCATTTGATGGTCTTGGGATCTCTCTTTTGTTGACCTCTAATCCAGCGATTCAG TATACAGTGTTTGATCAGCTGAAACAGAACCTCCTTGAAAAAAGAAATGCAAAAGCCAATAAAGATTCTTCCCCTGTAGTCCTCTCTGCCTTTATGGCGTTCGTGTTAGGTGCGGTCTCAAAAAGTGCTGCCACCGTCATCACATATCCAGCAATCAG GTGTAAGGTGATGATTCAAGCAGCAGATGACTCCAAGGAATATGAAGCAAAGAAGCCCCggaaaagaatcaagaaaacgaTTCCCGGGGTAATCTGTGCTATATGGAAAAAGGAAGGGGTCCTAGGGTTCTTTAAAGGCTTGCAGGCTCAGATATTAAAGACAGTTCTGAGCTCGGCGTTGCTACTAATGATCAAGGAGAAAATCACAGCAACCACATGGATTTTTATTCTAGCAATAAGAACTCTGTTTGTCACAAAGGGTAGGTTAAAGGCCAAGCAAGAGTAA
- the LOC104736760 gene encoding mitogen-activated protein kinase kinase 2-like, with amino-acid sequence MEPNEEFVKVLGKGAYSYVDLVKYTRTDGSSFHAAVKSWNEEDSLRKEIKILSELRRCPRIVQFFGEDLEQGFDCEGNKVYKLLLEYASVGSLRAFMDTFKDRKLPDLMIRDFTRMILEGLVSIHGHGYVHCDLKPDNLLVFPSGDSYELKISDFGLSLEVGKVPNHWKPYWPFVGTPYYMPPESLRDGAAKKTIDLWSLGCLVLEMYMGKMPWPWVVYADLVHMLLNGNAPEIPESLPYDAREFIQTCFARNPEDRGSAFELLSYQFLHPEETFDFVFVTAEGEVENQPTEQIWKLKSFPSKPLQFKKILNKFLRLHSVF; translated from the coding sequence ATGGAACCAAACGAAGAATTCGTGAAGGTTTTAGGTAAAGGTGCTTATAGCTATGTTGATCTCGTCAAGTACACAAGAACCGACGGCTCTTCGTTTCACGCCGCCGTTAAGAGCTGGAACGAAGAAGACTCTCTCCGTAAAGAGATTAAGATTCTTTCCGAACTCAGAAGATGTCCGAGAATCGTGCAATTCTTTGGTGAAGATTTGGAACAAGGTTTCGACTGTGAAGGAAACAAGGTCTACAAGTTGCTTCTTGAATACGCATCCGTAGGGAGTTTAAGAGCTTTCATGGACACATTCAAAGATAGAAAATTACCAGACTTGATGATCAGAGACTTCACGCGGATGATTCTCGAAGGCTTGGTATCGATTCACGGACACGGTTATGTTCATTGTGATCTGAAGCCAGATAATCTCCTTGTCTTCCCTAGTGGAGATTCTTACGAGTTGaagatttctgattttggacTCTCATTAGAAGTCGGAAAAGTTCCTAACCACTGGAAACCCTATTGGCCGTTTGTTGGAACGCCTTATTACATGCCGCCAGAGTCTCTACGCGATGGTGCTGCCAAGAAAACCATAGATCTGTGGTCATTAGGGTGTTTAGTGTTGGAGATGTATATGGGTAAGATGCCATGGCCATGGGTTGTATACGCTGATCTTGTGCATATGCTCTTGAATGGTAATGCTCCAGAGATTCCAGAGAGTTTGCCTTACGATGCAAGGGAGTTTATTCAAACGTGTTTCGCAAGGAATCCTGAGGATAGGGGTAGCGCCTTTGAGCTACTGTCGTATCAGTTTTTGCATCCAGAAGAGACGTTCGATTTCGTCTTCGTTACGGCTGAAGGTGAAGTTGAAAATCAACCGACAGAACAAATATGGAAATTGAAGAGTTTTCCATCTAAGCCTCTACAGTTTAAGAAAATCCTGAATAAGTTCTTGAGGTTGCATAGTGTCTTCTGA